From the genome of Cellvibrio japonicus Ueda107, one region includes:
- the rplN gene encoding 50S ribosomal protein L14 — translation MIQTESYLDVADNSGARRVMCIKVLGGSHRRYAAVGDIIKVTVKEAIPRGKVKKGQVLKAVVVRTKKGVRRQDGSLIKFDDNAAVLLNNQDAPIGTRIFGPVTRELRGEKFMKIISLAPEVL, via the coding sequence ATGATTCAAACAGAAAGCTACTTAGATGTTGCTGACAACAGCGGTGCTCGCCGTGTCATGTGCATCAAGGTTCTTGGCGGCTCCCACCGTCGCTATGCTGCAGTGGGTGACATCATCAAAGTTACCGTAAAGGAAGCCATTCCGCGCGGTAAAGTGAAGAAAGGCCAAGTATTGAAAGCAGTTGTTGTACGCACTAAAAAAGGTGTGCGTCGTCAGGACGGTTCGTTGATTAAATTCGACGATAATGCCGCGGTACTGCTGAATAACCAGGATGCTCCGATTGGTACCCGTATTTTCGGACCCGTAACGCGTGAGTTGCGTGGCGAGAAATTTATGAAAATCATTTCTTTGGCTCCTGAAGTGCTGTAA
- the rplX gene encoding 50S ribosomal protein L24, whose translation MRKIKRDDEVIVIAGRDKGKRGKVVRVLAEDRLIVSGINMIKKHQKPNPQLGVAGGIVEKEAAIHASNVAIYNPATKKADRVGFKILENGNKVRVFKSNGEAVEA comes from the coding sequence ATGCGTAAAATTAAACGTGATGACGAAGTGATTGTTATCGCCGGACGTGACAAGGGCAAGCGCGGTAAAGTTGTACGTGTTTTGGCTGAGGATCGTTTGATTGTTAGTGGCATTAACATGATCAAAAAGCACCAAAAACCAAACCCACAATTGGGCGTTGCTGGTGGAATCGTTGAAAAAGAAGCTGCGATCCATGCTTCTAATGTAGCCATCTACAATCCGGCTACCAAGAAAGCAGATCGTGTTGGATTCAAGATTCTTGAAAACGGCAACAAAGTGCGTGTTTTCAAATCCAACGGCGAAGCCGTAGAGGCGTAA
- the secY gene encoding preprotein translocase subunit SecY, translating into MATPSNLPLANQRGLGELWARLRFLFLAIVIYRIGTHIPVPGLDPERIANLFNQNQGTILGMFNMFSGGALERMSILALGIMPYISASIIMQLLTAVTPSLEQLKKEGDAGRRKINQYTRYFTVVLASVQALAMAVSFSGFAYGGEPGFAYYFIAVVSLVTGAIFMMWLGEQVTERGIGNGISMLIFAGIVAGMPSAIGQAFESARQGDLNILALLIVAILALVIIWLVVRIERGQRRITVNYAKRQQGRQAYAAQSSHLPLKINMSGVIPAIFASSILLFPASIAQWFGQGGDGVINNVLQEIALAIGPGQPLYILLFAGLITFFCFFYTALMFNPREVADNLKKSGAYIPGIRPGEHSAKYIDSVLTRLTVVGAIYMSAVCLLPEFLIVVTNVPFYLGGTSLLIVVVVLMDFMSQVQAHLMSHQYESLMKKSNLKGYGSGIVR; encoded by the coding sequence ATGGCAACTCCTAGTAATCTGCCATTAGCCAATCAAAGAGGCTTGGGCGAGCTTTGGGCTCGCCTTCGCTTTCTGTTTTTGGCGATAGTGATTTATCGTATTGGCACCCATATTCCAGTTCCTGGTCTTGACCCCGAGCGTATTGCCAATCTGTTTAATCAGAATCAGGGCACTATTCTCGGAATGTTCAATATGTTTTCAGGCGGTGCCTTGGAGCGTATGAGTATTCTGGCGCTGGGTATCATGCCGTACATTTCTGCATCGATTATCATGCAGTTGCTTACCGCAGTTACTCCCTCGCTTGAGCAGTTGAAGAAAGAAGGAGATGCCGGTCGTCGCAAGATCAACCAGTACACTCGTTACTTCACTGTTGTGCTTGCCAGTGTTCAGGCTTTGGCAATGGCAGTAAGCTTTTCTGGCTTTGCTTATGGTGGTGAACCAGGATTTGCCTATTATTTTATTGCTGTTGTTTCATTGGTTACCGGTGCCATTTTTATGATGTGGCTGGGTGAGCAGGTGACTGAGAGGGGAATTGGCAATGGTATTTCCATGCTGATTTTCGCTGGTATTGTCGCCGGTATGCCCAGTGCCATAGGTCAAGCCTTCGAGAGCGCCCGTCAGGGAGACCTTAATATTCTGGCACTCCTGATCGTTGCTATTCTGGCATTGGTGATTATCTGGTTGGTTGTGCGTATTGAACGTGGCCAGCGTCGCATCACGGTTAACTATGCCAAGCGCCAGCAGGGACGTCAGGCCTATGCTGCCCAAAGTAGCCATCTGCCACTGAAAATAAATATGTCAGGTGTTATTCCTGCGATTTTTGCGAGCAGTATTTTGTTGTTCCCTGCCTCTATTGCCCAATGGTTTGGCCAGGGTGGTGATGGTGTTATTAACAATGTGCTTCAGGAAATCGCTTTGGCTATTGGCCCTGGTCAGCCGCTTTATATCCTGTTGTTTGCTGGTTTGATTACCTTCTTCTGTTTCTTCTATACCGCGTTGATGTTTAATCCTCGCGAAGTGGCTGATAATCTGAAGAAGTCTGGTGCCTATATTCCAGGTATCCGCCCAGGTGAGCACTCTGCCAAATATATTGATAGTGTTTTGACCAGATTAACTGTGGTCGGCGCTATTTATATGTCCGCTGTCTGTTTGCTGCCGGAGTTTCTGATTGTGGTCACTAATGTGCCCTTTTATTTAGGTGGAACTTCGCTGCTGATTGTGGTGGTGGTGTTGATGGACTTTATGTCCCAGGTACAGGCTCATTTGATGTCTCATCAGTATGAATCGCTGATGAAGAAGTCAAATCTTAAAGGATATGGCAGCGGTATCGTTCGCTAA
- the rplF gene encoding 50S ribosomal protein L6: protein MSRVAKSPVEVPAAVTVTLNGQSLSVKGGKGTLALEVHANVEVKHEGNVLTFTPRDGAKQSDALAGTTRALVNNMVVGVSQGFEKKLTLVGVGYRVKAEGNTVNLSLGYSHPVNYVLPQGVSVETPSQTEIVLKSADKQLLGQVAAEIRAFREPEPYKGKGVRYSDEVVLRKEAKKK from the coding sequence ATGTCACGAGTTGCAAAAAGTCCGGTTGAAGTGCCTGCCGCAGTGACTGTGACCTTGAATGGTCAGAGTCTCTCTGTAAAAGGTGGCAAAGGTACATTGGCGCTGGAAGTTCACGCGAATGTAGAAGTTAAGCATGAAGGTAATGTGCTGACTTTTACTCCTCGCGATGGTGCCAAGCAGTCAGATGCTTTAGCGGGTACTACCCGTGCATTGGTAAACAACATGGTTGTCGGTGTGTCGCAAGGTTTCGAAAAGAAACTGACCCTGGTAGGCGTGGGTTATCGTGTTAAAGCAGAAGGCAATACTGTAAACCTGTCTTTGGGATATTCACATCCGGTTAACTACGTTCTTCCGCAAGGCGTATCGGTAGAAACCCCAAGTCAGACCGAAATAGTACTCAAGAGCGCTGACAAGCAATTGCTTGGTCAAGTCGCTGCTGAAATCCGTGCGTTCCGCGAGCCAGAGCCATACAAAGGCAAGGGTGTTCGCTACTCGGATGAAGTAGTACTGCGTAAAGAAGCTAAGAAGAAGTAG
- the rplO gene encoding 50S ribosomal protein L15, with protein sequence MRLNTLSPAPGRIHAKKRVGRGIGSGLGKTAGRGHKGLKSRSGGSVRPGFEGGQMPLQIRLPKYGFTSRISLVTAEIRLSELNAIEGSVVDIETLKQAGLISSVIKRAKIFASGEVKKAVTVKGLAVTKGAKAAIEAAGGKVEE encoded by the coding sequence ATGCGTCTGAATACACTTAGCCCGGCACCGGGTAGAATCCACGCTAAAAAGCGTGTTGGTCGCGGTATTGGTAGCGGCCTGGGTAAAACTGCTGGTCGTGGCCACAAGGGTTTGAAATCCCGCTCTGGTGGTTCCGTGCGTCCTGGTTTTGAAGGCGGTCAAATGCCTTTGCAAATCCGTCTGCCCAAGTACGGTTTTACTTCCCGTATTAGTTTGGTAACAGCAGAAATTCGCCTATCTGAGCTGAACGCCATTGAAGGTTCGGTAGTGGATATCGAAACTCTGAAACAAGCTGGTTTGATCAGCTCTGTTATCAAGCGCGCTAAAATCTTTGCCTCAGGCGAAGTGAAAAAGGCAGTGACAGTGAAAGGTTTGGCTGTTACTAAAGGCGCTAAGGCTGCAATCGAAGCCGCTGGCGGAAAAGTAGAAGAGTAA
- the rplB gene encoding 50S ribosomal protein L2 yields the protein MAIVKSKPTSPGRRFVVKVVNHDLHKGEPYAPLLDKKSKSGGRNNTGRITTRHVGGGHKQHYRIVDFRRNKDGIPATVERIEYDPNRTAYIALVVYADGERRYIIAPKGLSAGDKIESGNAAAIKVGNTLPVRNIPLGSVIHCVELKPGKGAQLARSAGASAQLVAKDGAYVTLRLRSGEMRKVLSDCRATLGEVSNTEHNLRSLGKAGAKRWLGIRPTVRGVAMNPVDHPHGGGEGRTSGGRHPVSPWGIPTKGYKTRKNKRTDNMIVRRRDKK from the coding sequence ATGGCTATTGTAAAAAGTAAACCAACCTCTCCTGGTCGTCGCTTTGTCGTTAAGGTCGTTAACCACGATCTGCACAAGGGTGAGCCCTATGCTCCGCTGCTCGACAAAAAGTCCAAGTCTGGTGGTCGTAACAACACAGGTCGTATTACCACTCGCCACGTTGGTGGTGGTCACAAGCAGCACTACCGTATTGTTGATTTCCGTCGTAACAAAGATGGTATTCCAGCGACTGTAGAGCGTATCGAATACGATCCCAACCGCACTGCTTATATTGCTCTGGTTGTCTATGCCGATGGTGAGCGTCGCTACATCATTGCACCTAAAGGCTTGAGCGCGGGTGACAAAATTGAGTCAGGTAATGCTGCAGCTATTAAAGTGGGTAATACCTTGCCAGTTCGTAACATCCCATTGGGTAGTGTTATCCACTGTGTAGAGTTGAAGCCGGGTAAAGGTGCCCAGCTGGCTCGCTCAGCGGGTGCTTCTGCGCAATTGGTTGCGAAAGATGGCGCTTATGTAACTTTGCGTTTGCGCAGTGGTGAAATGCGTAAAGTGCTGAGCGACTGTCGTGCCACTCTCGGTGAAGTATCTAACACCGAGCACAACCTGCGTTCGCTGGGTAAAGCCGGTGCTAAACGTTGGCTGGGCATTCGTCCTACTGTTCGCGGTGTTGCGATGAACCCGGTTGACCACCCACACGGTGGTGGTGAAGGCCGTACTTCTGGTGGCCGTCACCCAGTATCACCATGGGGTATCCCAACCAAGGGTTACAAAACGCGCAAAAACAAGCGCACCGATAACATGATTGTTCGTCGTCGCGATAAGAAATAA
- the rpsE gene encoding 30S ribosomal protein S5, whose protein sequence is MANAKREEENNNEGLQEKLVQVNRVAKTVKGGRIFAFTALTVVGDGNGRVGFGRGKAREVPTAIQKAMEAARRNMITVDLNGDTIQYPTKGAHGASKVYMQPASQGTGVIAGGAMRAVLEIAGIQNVLSKCYGSTNPVNVVRATFNALKAMSSPETVAAKRGKTVEEILN, encoded by the coding sequence ATGGCAAACGCTAAAAGAGAAGAAGAGAACAACAACGAAGGCTTGCAAGAAAAATTAGTGCAAGTAAATCGTGTTGCTAAAACCGTTAAGGGTGGCCGTATTTTTGCGTTCACTGCACTGACTGTGGTTGGTGATGGTAATGGTCGTGTTGGCTTTGGTCGTGGTAAGGCGCGTGAAGTGCCCACTGCTATCCAAAAGGCGATGGAAGCTGCACGTCGCAACATGATTACCGTTGATTTGAATGGCGACACTATTCAATATCCGACCAAGGGTGCTCACGGTGCGTCCAAGGTATATATGCAGCCCGCTTCACAAGGTACCGGTGTAATCGCCGGTGGTGCGATGCGTGCAGTATTGGAAATTGCAGGTATTCAAAACGTCCTTTCCAAGTGCTACGGCTCTACCAATCCGGTGAATGTTGTTCGTGCCACTTTCAATGCGCTTAAAGCGATGTCTTCTCCTGAGACTGTTGCTGCCAAGCGTGGAAAGACTGTTGAAGAAATTCTGAACTAA
- the rplD gene encoding 50S ribosomal protein L4, translating into MELKIVNPGGAQGTVNVSEVAFGREFNQDLVHQAVVAYMAGARQGTKAQKTRAEVSGGGKKPWRQKGTGRARAGTIRSPIWRGGGVTFAAKPRDFEQKLNRKMYRAALQCILSELNRQDRLIVVESFDVDAPKTKALVQKLAQYDLTDALIVTEDLSENLYLASRNLHKVGVSDVQGVDPVSLIGYDKVVVTVPALKKFEEILG; encoded by the coding sequence ATGGAATTAAAAATTGTAAATCCCGGTGGCGCTCAAGGTACTGTTAACGTATCTGAAGTGGCTTTCGGTAGAGAGTTTAATCAAGATCTGGTGCATCAAGCTGTTGTTGCCTATATGGCTGGTGCGCGTCAGGGTACCAAGGCACAGAAAACTCGTGCAGAAGTCTCTGGTGGCGGCAAAAAGCCCTGGCGTCAAAAAGGTACTGGTCGTGCGCGTGCGGGTACTATCCGCAGTCCTATCTGGCGTGGCGGCGGTGTGACCTTTGCTGCAAAGCCTCGTGATTTTGAGCAAAAGTTGAACCGTAAAATGTATCGTGCTGCGTTACAGTGCATTTTGTCTGAGCTGAACCGCCAGGATCGTTTGATTGTGGTTGAAAGCTTTGACGTTGATGCGCCCAAAACCAAGGCACTGGTGCAAAAGCTTGCACAATATGATCTGACAGATGCGTTGATTGTCACTGAAGATCTGAGTGAAAACCTGTACCTGGCATCGCGTAACCTGCACAAAGTGGGTGTATCGGATGTTCAGGGCGTCGATCCAGTTAGCCTGATCGGTTATGACAAAGTCGTTGTTACCGTTCCTGCGCTGAAAAAATTCGAGGAGATCCTGGGATGA
- the rpmC gene encoding 50S ribosomal protein L29: MKVSELREKSVEELNSVLLEQLKEQFKLRMQASTGQLNQTHLLSQVRKDIARIKTALRQKAGN; this comes from the coding sequence ATGAAAGTTTCAGAACTCCGCGAAAAATCCGTCGAAGAGCTGAACAGCGTCTTGTTGGAGCAATTGAAAGAGCAGTTCAAGCTGCGTATGCAAGCTTCTACTGGTCAATTGAACCAAACTCACTTGTTATCACAAGTTCGTAAAGACATTGCTCGCATCAAGACAGCGCTTAGACAAAAGGCAGGTAACTAA
- the rpsS gene encoding 30S ribosomal protein S19, with amino-acid sequence MPRSLKKGPFIDLHLIKKVEAAIASNDRRPIKTWSRRSMILPEMVGLTLAVHNGRQHVPVLVNEEMVGHKLGEFAATRTYRGHAADKKAKKR; translated from the coding sequence GTGCCACGTTCACTGAAAAAAGGTCCCTTTATCGACCTCCACCTGATTAAGAAGGTCGAAGCTGCGATCGCGAGTAATGATCGTCGCCCGATTAAAACCTGGTCACGTCGCTCTATGATTCTGCCAGAAATGGTAGGTCTGACTCTGGCTGTACACAACGGGCGCCAACATGTTCCGGTTCTTGTAAACGAAGAAATGGTCGGACACAAGCTGGGCGAATTCGCAGCAACCCGTACTTATCGCGGTCATGCCGCTGATAAGAAAGCTAAGAAGCGCTAA
- the rpsM gene encoding 30S ribosomal protein S13 translates to MARIAGVNIPDNKHAVISLTYVYGIGRTTAKQICAATGIAEDTKIGTLSEEQMDAIRAEVGKHTVEGDLRREINMNIKRLMDLGCYRGLRHRRGLPLRGQRTKTNARTRKGPRKPIKK, encoded by the coding sequence ATGGCTCGTATAGCTGGTGTAAACATACCAGATAACAAACATGCCGTTATCTCGTTGACCTATGTCTATGGTATTGGTCGTACCACCGCCAAGCAGATCTGTGCTGCTACTGGTATTGCCGAAGACACCAAGATTGGCACACTGTCTGAAGAGCAGATGGATGCCATCCGTGCTGAAGTTGGCAAACACACCGTAGAAGGTGATTTGCGTCGTGAAATCAACATGAATATCAAGCGTTTGATGGACCTGGGCTGCTACCGCGGTCTGCGTCACCGTCGTGGCTTGCCTCTGCGTGGTCAGCGTACCAAAACCAACGCGCGTACTCGCAAAGGCCCACGCAAGCCCATCAAGAAGTAA
- the rplP gene encoding 50S ribosomal protein L16, translated as MLQPKRTKFRKQMKGRNRGLALRGSKVSFGDFGLKATGRGRITARQIEAARRAMTRHVKRGGKIWIRVFPDKPITAKPLEVRMGSGKGGVEYWVAQIRPGKVLYEMDGVSEELAREAFALAAAKLPVTTTFVKRSVM; from the coding sequence ATGTTACAACCTAAGCGTACGAAGTTTCGCAAGCAGATGAAAGGCCGCAACCGCGGTCTGGCCCTTCGCGGCTCCAAAGTCAGCTTTGGTGATTTCGGCTTGAAAGCAACTGGTCGCGGTCGCATCACAGCACGCCAAATCGAAGCTGCTCGTCGTGCGATGACTCGTCACGTTAAACGTGGCGGTAAAATCTGGATCCGTGTGTTTCCGGACAAACCAATCACTGCCAAGCCTCTTGAAGTGCGTATGGGTAGTGGTAAAGGTGGCGTGGAATATTGGGTTGCCCAGATTCGTCCTGGCAAGGTTCTCTATGAGATGGATGGTGTAAGTGAAGAGCTGGCTCGTGAAGCTTTTGCCCTTGCTGCCGCTAAATTGCCAGTTACTACAACATTTGTTAAACGTTCGGTGATGTGA
- the rpmJ gene encoding 50S ribosomal protein L36 produces the protein MKVRASVKKICRNCKMVRRNGVLRVICSVEPRHKQRQG, from the coding sequence ATGAAAGTTCGTGCTTCTGTTAAAAAAATTTGTCGCAATTGCAAGATGGTGCGTCGCAACGGTGTTCTGCGTGTAATTTGCAGTGTTGAGCCGCGTCACAAGCAGCGTCAAGGCTGA
- the rplW gene encoding 50S ribosomal protein L23 — translation MNQERIYKVLLGPVVSEKSAAVGEASNQVVFKVLADASKVEIKAAVQALFNTKVESVRVLNVKGKTKRTRYGVGKRSDWKKAYVRLEQGQEIDFAVAE, via the coding sequence ATGAACCAAGAACGCATTTATAAAGTGTTGCTAGGTCCCGTGGTATCTGAGAAATCAGCTGCTGTGGGTGAGGCTAGCAACCAGGTGGTTTTCAAAGTGTTGGCCGATGCCAGCAAAGTAGAAATCAAAGCCGCTGTTCAAGCGTTGTTCAACACGAAAGTTGAATCTGTACGCGTATTGAATGTTAAAGGCAAAACCAAGCGCACTCGCTACGGTGTAGGCAAGAGAAGCGATTGGAAAAAAGCCTATGTGCGTCTCGAGCAAGGTCAAGAAATCGACTTTGCGGTAGCAGAGTAA
- the rpsC gene encoding 30S ribosomal protein S3, with the protein MGQKVHPNGIRLGIIKKHTSVWYADGTDYADKLNIDLKVRSYIQEKLASASVSRVDIERPANTARITIHTARPGIVIGKKGEDVDKLRAEISKQMGVPVHINIEEIRKPDLDAALVAQSVAQQLERRVMFRRAMKRAVQNAMRQGAEGIKIQVGGRLGGAEIARSEWYREGRVPLHTLRADIDYATAEASTTYGIIGVKVWIFKGEVIGDVTETESASKKKTTKSK; encoded by the coding sequence ATGGGTCAGAAAGTACATCCAAACGGTATTCGTCTGGGTATCATCAAAAAGCATACCTCCGTATGGTATGCCGATGGCACTGATTACGCAGACAAACTCAACATCGACCTGAAAGTGCGTTCGTACATTCAGGAGAAGCTTGCCAGTGCGTCAGTTAGCCGCGTTGATATTGAACGCCCCGCTAATACTGCGCGTATTACTATCCACACTGCCCGTCCAGGTATTGTGATTGGTAAGAAAGGTGAAGATGTTGATAAGCTGCGCGCAGAAATCAGCAAACAAATGGGCGTGCCTGTTCATATCAATATTGAAGAGATTCGCAAGCCTGATCTGGATGCTGCTTTGGTTGCGCAAAGCGTTGCTCAGCAACTGGAGCGTCGTGTTATGTTCCGTCGTGCTATGAAGCGCGCGGTGCAAAACGCTATGCGTCAAGGTGCTGAGGGCATCAAAATCCAGGTGGGTGGCCGCTTGGGTGGTGCCGAGATTGCTCGTAGCGAGTGGTATCGTGAAGGTCGCGTACCCCTGCACACCCTGCGTGCAGACATCGATTACGCGACTGCCGAAGCCAGCACTACCTACGGCATCATTGGTGTAAAAGTGTGGATTTTCAAGGGTGAAGTGATCGGTGACGTAACTGAAACCGAAAGCGCGTCCAAGAAAAAAACCACTAAGTCCAAGTAA
- the rpsH gene encoding 30S ribosomal protein S8, with the protein MSMQDPLADMLTRIRNAQGVGKATVTMPSSKLKVSVAKVLSDEGYINGFSVSESPKQELTVELKYFEGKPVIAELDRVSRPGLRNYAGKSALPTVRGGLGIAIVSTSKGVMTDRAARAAGVGGEVLCTVF; encoded by the coding sequence ATGAGTATGCAAGATCCATTGGCAGATATGCTGACCCGTATTCGCAATGCGCAAGGTGTTGGTAAAGCCACTGTAACTATGCCTTCTTCCAAATTGAAGGTAAGTGTTGCAAAAGTTCTCTCTGACGAGGGCTATATCAACGGTTTTTCAGTAAGTGAAAGCCCCAAGCAAGAGCTGACTGTTGAACTGAAATATTTTGAAGGTAAGCCGGTTATTGCCGAGCTTGACCGCGTAAGCCGTCCTGGCTTGCGTAATTACGCTGGTAAGTCTGCTCTGCCTACCGTTCGCGGTGGATTGGGTATCGCTATTGTGTCTACCAGTAAAGGTGTAATGACTGATCGAGCTGCACGCGCCGCTGGCGTGGGTGGTGAGGTTCTTTGCACAGTATTCTAA
- the rpsN gene encoding 30S ribosomal protein S14, giving the protein MAKKSMIAREVKRAETAKKFAAKRAELKAIIASASSSEEQIWEAQTKLQQLPRDASPSRQRNRCRVTGRPHGVYRKFGLCRHKLREAAMRGDVPGLVKASW; this is encoded by the coding sequence ATGGCTAAGAAATCAATGATCGCACGTGAAGTTAAGCGTGCAGAAACAGCAAAAAAATTCGCTGCAAAGCGTGCTGAGTTGAAAGCAATCATTGCCAGTGCTTCTTCTTCTGAAGAGCAGATCTGGGAAGCGCAAACCAAACTGCAACAGTTGCCGCGTGATGCCAGCCCAAGTCGTCAGCGTAATCGCTGCCGTGTGACTGGTCGCCCACATGGTGTCTATCGCAAATTCGGTTTGTGCCGTCATAAGTTGCGCGAAGCTGCCATGCGTGGTGATGTCCCTGGCCTGGTTAAGGCTAGCTGGTAA
- the rpsQ gene encoding 30S ribosomal protein S17, with amino-acid sequence MTQQAKVARTLTGKVVSDKMDKTITVLIERRVKHEVYGKYFTKSSKVHAHDEKNECRIGDTVTVAESRPLSKTKTWALVKIEERAAEV; translated from the coding sequence ATGACTCAACAAGCAAAAGTTGCTCGTACACTGACTGGTAAAGTCGTAAGCGACAAGATGGATAAAACCATCACTGTGCTTATTGAGCGTCGTGTTAAGCATGAGGTTTACGGCAAGTACTTCACCAAGTCATCCAAAGTGCATGCTCATGATGAAAAAAATGAGTGCCGCATTGGTGACACAGTGACTGTAGCTGAGTCTCGTCCCCTGTCAAAAACTAAGACCTGGGCCTTGGTAAAAATTGAAGAGCGTGCTGCTGAAGTTTAA
- the rplV gene encoding 50S ribosomal protein L22, protein MEVAAKLSGARLSAQKARLVADQIRGKGVEDALDILAFSTKKGAQIIKKVLESAIANAEHNEGADVDELKVKTIFVDEGVSLKRIKPRAKGRADRITKRTCHITVKVADK, encoded by the coding sequence ATGGAAGTAGCAGCAAAATTAAGCGGTGCTCGTCTGTCGGCGCAAAAAGCGCGTTTGGTTGCTGATCAAATTCGCGGTAAAGGCGTTGAAGATGCACTTGATATCCTGGCATTCAGCACTAAAAAGGGTGCCCAGATCATCAAGAAGGTACTCGAGTCTGCCATTGCAAACGCCGAGCACAATGAAGGCGCTGATGTTGATGAGCTGAAAGTAAAAACGATCTTTGTTGACGAGGGCGTAAGCCTGAAGCGCATCAAGCCACGTGCCAAAGGCCGTGCTGATCGTATTACCAAGCGCACTTGTCACATCACCGTTAAAGTAGCCGATAAGTAA
- the rplR gene encoding 50S ribosomal protein L18 — translation MSEKKEARLRRARRARAKIRELGVTRLAIHRTPRHIYAQLISGDGSTVIASASTLDKDLRSGKTGNADAAKAVGALIAERAKAAGVTQVAFDRSGFKYHGRIKALADAAREGGLEF, via the coding sequence ATGAGCGAAAAGAAAGAAGCTCGTCTTCGCCGTGCACGTCGTGCTCGCGCCAAGATTCGTGAATTAGGTGTAACCCGTTTGGCTATCCACCGCACTCCGCGTCATATTTATGCACAATTGATCTCTGGTGATGGCTCTACCGTCATCGCGAGTGCGTCAACGCTGGATAAAGATCTGCGCAGTGGTAAGACCGGTAATGCTGATGCTGCCAAAGCTGTAGGTGCATTGATTGCTGAGCGTGCCAAAGCCGCTGGTGTAACTCAGGTAGCATTCGATCGCAGCGGTTTTAAATATCATGGCCGCATTAAAGCCCTGGCTGATGCTGCGCGTGAAGGCGGATTGGAATTCTAA
- the rpmD gene encoding 50S ribosomal protein L30 — translation MSKKMIKVTQIKSTAHRLKNHQACVRGLGLRRIGHTVEVEDTPSVRGMINAVNYLVKVEGE, via the coding sequence ATGTCTAAGAAAATGATCAAAGTGACTCAGATTAAGAGCACCGCTCATCGTCTGAAGAATCACCAGGCCTGTGTTCGTGGCTTGGGACTGCGTCGTATCGGTCATACTGTGGAAGTGGAAGACACTCCTTCTGTACGCGGTATGATCAATGCTGTTAATTACCTGGTGAAGGTTGAGGGAGAGTAA
- the rplE gene encoding 50S ribosomal protein L5: protein MARLKELYTKELAPKLKEELGLANVMEVPRITKITINMGVGEAVGDKKVLENAVNDLVKIAGQKVVVTKSRKSIAGFKIRDGWPIGCKVTLRKDRMYEFLDRLIAVAIPRIRDFRGISPKQFDGRGNFSMGVTEQIIFPEIDYDKVDRLRGLDICITTTARTDEEGRALLKAFNFPFKG, encoded by the coding sequence ATGGCTAGGCTTAAAGAACTTTACACGAAAGAACTCGCCCCCAAGCTGAAAGAAGAGTTGGGTTTGGCGAATGTTATGGAAGTGCCGCGCATCACTAAAATCACCATTAACATGGGTGTGGGTGAAGCGGTTGGTGACAAGAAAGTGCTTGAAAACGCGGTTAATGACCTGGTGAAAATTGCCGGTCAAAAAGTCGTCGTTACCAAATCTCGCAAGTCAATTGCTGGCTTCAAGATTCGTGACGGTTGGCCAATCGGTTGCAAAGTAACTCTGCGCAAAGATCGTATGTACGAGTTCTTGGATCGCCTGATCGCTGTTGCTATTCCACGTATCCGCGACTTCCGCGGTATCAGTCCGAAGCAATTCGACGGTCGTGGTAATTTCTCTATGGGTGTTACTGAGCAGATTATTTTTCCTGAGATTGACTACGACAAGGTAGATCGTCTACGTGGATTGGATATCTGTATCACTACTACTGCTCGCACTGACGAAGAAGGTCGTGCGCTGCTGAAAGCCTTCAACTTCCCGTTCAAGGGCTAA